Proteins from a genomic interval of Methanofollis formosanus:
- a CDS encoding efflux RND transporter permease subunit, with product MKSPYQTIAETINKHPATVAGLFVMLLLVSFYGMSLISMETGSDTYLDKSTTRGMLYDKYSDSFMSDKIMLLVETDDVLNPQVLEYLDTLQEDIGDERYVSSTQSIVDMVKQVNGGVLPRSDGEVQQAKARVPQEIMDRYVPSNMMTIGIITLDPGVSSDVRENVLNAIDSAVAISNPPPGVQVTVSGDPAFAQQMKEEMGSSMGVLIGAAMLLMILAVGLLFSHVRYRFLPVFIVATGLILTFGLMGLTGIKINMATMGAFPVLIGIGIDYAIQFHSRFEEERRRAPVDESVVTTITKTGPSVLYAMVATSMGFLAMWISPVPMVQSFGLVCVIGVVMCYLAALIIVPTFGVLIKYRPKKEVEAPTSGRMDAYNSFLGGLAVKIAKNPVPILLILGLVAFVGVEMDGEIKISTDEQTFVPSDMPAVVDLKKITRTMGSTQTLPLYIRGDDVTSLDSLEWIERFEQSEVKENAEITGATSIVTLIQKYNNGVLPGTDAEVAAVLDRIPEAEKAKYLRGNMETVIQFSLTDMEMEHAQSFVNKVRQDIAWDKPPAGIVADPTGTLELFTALIDDIAKGKTQMTLLGFGLILGFLFLIYRRIGKAASPLIPIMMIVGWNGLIMYILGIDYTPLTAVLGSMTIGVASEYTILIMERFYEEREKGADVYDAIQQAVSQIGTAITVSGMTTVFGFSALILSAFNIIQNFGVVTVITVGFSLLGAIIVMPAVLSLVGRSWHADQENPAAE from the coding sequence GTGAAGTCCCCCTATCAGACAATCGCAGAAACCATCAATAAACACCCCGCCACGGTCGCCGGCCTCTTCGTGATGCTCCTCCTCGTTTCTTTCTATGGGATGAGTCTCATCTCGATGGAGACCGGGTCGGACACCTACCTGGACAAGTCCACGACCCGCGGGATGCTCTACGACAAGTACTCGGACTCGTTCATGTCCGACAAAATCATGCTACTGGTCGAGACCGACGATGTGCTCAATCCTCAGGTCCTCGAATACCTGGACACCCTCCAGGAGGACATCGGGGACGAGCGCTATGTCAGTTCGACGCAGAGCATCGTCGACATGGTCAAACAGGTCAACGGCGGCGTCCTGCCCCGTTCGGACGGCGAGGTGCAGCAGGCCAAGGCGAGAGTGCCCCAGGAGATCATGGACCGCTACGTCCCCTCCAACATGATGACCATCGGGATCATCACCCTCGATCCCGGAGTCTCCTCCGACGTCAGGGAGAACGTTCTCAATGCCATCGACTCGGCGGTGGCCATCTCCAACCCACCGCCTGGTGTCCAGGTGACGGTCAGCGGGGATCCGGCCTTCGCCCAGCAGATGAAGGAAGAGATGGGCTCTTCGATGGGTGTCCTCATCGGTGCGGCGATGCTCCTGATGATCCTTGCCGTCGGCCTCCTCTTCTCCCACGTGAGGTACCGCTTCCTCCCGGTCTTCATCGTCGCCACCGGCCTCATCCTCACCTTCGGGCTGATGGGCCTGACCGGGATCAAGATCAACATGGCGACGATGGGCGCCTTCCCGGTGCTCATCGGGATCGGCATCGACTATGCGATCCAGTTCCATTCCAGGTTCGAGGAGGAGCGGCGGCGGGCGCCGGTCGACGAGTCGGTGGTGACCACCATCACGAAGACCGGCCCCTCGGTCCTGTATGCGATGGTCGCGACCTCGATGGGGTTCCTGGCGATGTGGATCTCCCCGGTCCCGATGGTGCAGAGCTTCGGCCTGGTCTGTGTCATCGGCGTGGTGATGTGCTATCTTGCGGCCCTCATCATCGTTCCGACCTTCGGGGTGCTCATCAAGTACCGCCCGAAAAAAGAGGTCGAGGCCCCCACAAGCGGGAGGATGGACGCGTATAACTCCTTCCTCGGTGGTCTGGCCGTGAAGATCGCAAAGAACCCGGTCCCCATCCTCCTCATCCTTGGGCTCGTCGCCTTCGTCGGGGTCGAGATGGACGGCGAGATCAAGATCAGCACCGACGAGCAGACCTTCGTTCCCTCTGATATGCCGGCGGTCGTCGACCTCAAGAAGATCACGCGCACGATGGGATCGACCCAGACGCTGCCCCTCTATATCAGGGGCGACGACGTCACCAGCCTTGACAGTCTGGAATGGATCGAGCGGTTCGAGCAATCCGAGGTGAAGGAGAATGCCGAGATCACCGGCGCGACCAGTATCGTCACGCTGATCCAGAAATACAACAACGGTGTCCTGCCCGGCACCGACGCCGAGGTCGCCGCGGTGCTGGACCGGATCCCTGAGGCCGAGAAGGCGAAGTACCTGCGCGGGAACATGGAGACGGTCATCCAGTTCTCCCTGACCGATATGGAGATGGAGCACGCGCAGAGTTTTGTCAATAAAGTTCGTCAGGACATCGCCTGGGACAAACCGCCGGCAGGGATCGTCGCCGACCCCACCGGCACCCTCGAACTCTTCACTGCACTCATCGACGATATCGCCAAGGGCAAGACTCAGATGACGCTCCTGGGCTTCGGGCTCATCCTCGGGTTCCTCTTCCTGATATACCGCAGGATCGGGAAGGCGGCCTCCCCGCTGATCCCGATCATGATGATCGTCGGGTGGAACGGGCTGATCATGTACATCCTCGGGATCGACTACACTCCGCTCACCGCCGTCCTGGGTTCGATGACCATCGGGGTGGCCTCTGAGTACACCATCCTGATCATGGAGCGCTTCTACGAGGAGCGCGAGAAGGGTGCCGACGTCTACGACGCGATCCAGCAGGCCGTCTCCCAGATCGGGACGGCGATCACGGTCTCGGGCATGACGACAGTCTTCGGTTTCTCGGCACTGATCCTCTCGGCCTTCAACATCATCCAGAACTTCGGTGTCGTCACCGTGATCACGGTCGGCTTTTCACTGCTGGGCGCGATCATCGTGATGCCCGCGGTCCTCTCCCTGGTGGGGCGTTCCTGGCATGCAGACCAGGAAAACCCTGCTGCAGAGTGA
- a CDS encoding TATA-box-binding protein, giving the protein MDDSRYESLKIENIVASGVIADSIDLGEVSQKIPNCELNTKRFPGAVYRITKPKIASLIFSSGKVVLTGIRNKQDLYDGLNIIVSSLKEAGVDTYDEPQVGITNIVCSYDIGRYINLNKVVITLNLENIEYEPEQFPGLVYRIKDPKIVALLFSSGKIILTGGKNLEDIKRGLDFLEQKLESIM; this is encoded by the coding sequence ATGGATGATTCAAGGTACGAGTCACTGAAGATCGAAAACATCGTTGCATCCGGTGTCATCGCAGATTCCATCGATCTGGGCGAGGTCTCCCAGAAGATCCCGAACTGCGAACTGAACACCAAGCGGTTCCCGGGCGCGGTCTACCGGATCACCAAGCCGAAGATCGCATCCCTGATCTTCTCCTCAGGCAAGGTCGTCCTGACCGGGATCAGGAACAAGCAGGACCTCTACGACGGGCTCAACATCATCGTCTCCTCCCTCAAGGAAGCGGGGGTCGACACCTACGACGAGCCCCAGGTCGGGATCACCAACATCGTCTGCTCGTACGACATCGGCAGGTACATCAACCTCAACAAGGTCGTCATCACCCTCAACCTCGAGAACATCGAGTACGAACCCGAGCAGTTCCCCGGCCTCGTCTACCGCATCAAGGACCCGAAGATCGTGGCTCTCCTCTTCTCCTCAGGCAAGATCATCCTCACCGGCGGGAAGAACCTCGAAGACATCAAGCGCGGCCTCGACTTCCTCGAGCAGAAACTCGAGAGCATCATGTGA
- a CDS encoding M1 family metallopeptidase, which produces MTRLFTFYPEDFGELPVDILHMDLMISVGDEVTEVGSRMHLRVRDVPVERLELNARDLEVLAASCEEVPARVEYDTKGHLLAFTFDAPLPAGADLHLLTRTRCRPSDHLLEGLYYDVTPAGAPPTQITQCQQWGFQRIVPCFDDMTAKCTYMTTVIADERYTNIISNGDPLSAPKPNGNGRTVVTFENTVTPMAPYLFFLGVGTYATFRREFEYPDGRTFALELLAPPGADPAAAAEALEVLADGVLWVYLFTGPDQFRDLPRRRALMARCRERDLAKVAGDGARVATLRAELADEVKRITPGYAYTGTVYREIGMQNSDYGGMENVGNTTITTNRLMPFPQMTDRAYEYMVRVKVHEYYHNLNGSEVTGKTPFEIWLNEAVTVHVENEHFGFFFGEEYARLQTVLDLVDPETGTFALDEGAASMPIEPDGFNDPNELINGVTYVKSPEFVRMVETVVGREMFARGLGVYHRRFAHGNASRQDWLEAMEEVAGCDLAGMAEGWLKQTGYPEVRVTHRYDPAQRTCTLALDQEGGSEPWIFPLTVALVGADGVDLAEQTHLVGERHETVVFEDVDAPAYLSVNRGYTFYGRVTDDAAPPALFLQARTDPDLIARFSAFQRCAEAEMLGLLADPAAVPSAEFCTLYADLAAEDDLMRRAGGQFLTIFESVTDPRYAHRYTALHDARVRLLRGIAAAHRERLLDLYRRYAAAPADRSPAAIKARQVKNAVLQVLAALDTSEIHALVREQFEGAACATDRIAAFAAYLDSSAPDRRAVLDAFEAEAKEHPVSWETFLAVVAGSSAPDALDLVQRVAASPSFHIEQSNDQRALFGRFARNRRLSLETPEGREYLAGVLGRLGRVNEYNTVSALEVFGALDRMAEEHQAPLVGVLLSVMRAVDPGKQPSVYHTARRLLIGAPHAVAGYVAAYGPVPELEGADRVR; this is translated from the coding sequence ATGACGCGCCTTTTTACCTTTTATCCTGAAGATTTCGGCGAGCTGCCGGTCGACATCCTTCACATGGACCTCATGATCTCGGTCGGCGACGAGGTGACCGAGGTGGGGTCGCGGATGCACCTGCGGGTGCGAGACGTTCCGGTCGAGAGGCTGGAACTGAATGCCCGCGACCTCGAGGTGCTGGCCGCCTCGTGCGAGGAGGTCCCGGCCCGCGTCGAGTACGACACGAAGGGACACCTCCTGGCCTTCACCTTCGACGCGCCTCTTCCCGCCGGCGCCGACCTTCACCTGCTCACCCGCACCCGGTGCCGTCCCTCCGACCACCTCCTGGAGGGCCTGTACTACGACGTGACCCCGGCCGGCGCCCCGCCGACCCAGATCACCCAGTGTCAGCAGTGGGGCTTCCAGCGGATCGTCCCGTGCTTCGACGACATGACCGCCAAGTGCACCTACATGACGACGGTCATCGCCGACGAACGCTATACCAACATCATCTCCAACGGCGACCCGCTCTCGGCCCCGAAACCGAATGGGAACGGTCGCACGGTCGTCACCTTCGAGAACACCGTCACGCCGATGGCCCCGTACCTTTTCTTCCTGGGCGTCGGGACGTACGCGACCTTCAGGCGCGAGTTCGAGTACCCGGACGGCCGGACCTTCGCCCTCGAACTCCTCGCCCCGCCGGGTGCGGACCCCGCGGCCGCCGCGGAGGCACTGGAGGTGCTTGCCGACGGGGTACTCTGGGTCTATCTCTTCACCGGCCCCGACCAATTCCGCGATCTTCCTCGCCGCCGGGCGTTGATGGCGCGGTGCCGTGAACGCGACCTCGCGAAGGTGGCGGGGGACGGGGCACGCGTCGCGACGTTACGGGCCGAACTCGCCGACGAGGTGAAGAGGATCACGCCGGGGTATGCCTACACCGGCACGGTCTACCGCGAGATCGGGATGCAGAACTCCGACTACGGCGGGATGGAGAATGTCGGCAACACCACCATCACCACCAACCGCCTGATGCCCTTCCCGCAGATGACCGACCGGGCCTACGAGTACATGGTGCGGGTGAAGGTCCACGAGTACTATCACAACCTCAACGGCTCCGAGGTGACCGGGAAGACGCCGTTCGAGATCTGGCTCAACGAGGCGGTGACGGTGCATGTGGAGAACGAGCACTTCGGGTTCTTCTTCGGCGAGGAGTATGCCCGTCTCCAGACGGTCCTCGACCTCGTCGATCCCGAGACCGGCACCTTCGCCCTGGACGAGGGGGCGGCCTCGATGCCCATCGAGCCGGACGGCTTCAACGATCCCAACGAGTTGATCAACGGGGTCACCTATGTGAAGTCGCCTGAGTTTGTCAGGATGGTCGAGACGGTGGTGGGGAGAGAGATGTTCGCCCGCGGGCTCGGGGTATATCACCGCCGGTTTGCCCACGGGAACGCTTCGAGGCAGGACTGGCTGGAGGCGATGGAGGAGGTCGCGGGGTGCGATCTTGCCGGGATGGCGGAGGGGTGGCTGAAGCAGACCGGGTACCCGGAGGTGCGCGTGACGCACCGGTACGATCCTGCGCAGCGCACCTGCACGCTCGCGCTCGACCAGGAGGGGGGTTCGGAGCCCTGGATCTTCCCGCTGACCGTGGCCCTGGTCGGGGCAGACGGCGTCGACCTCGCGGAGCAGACGCACCTGGTCGGGGAACGGCACGAGACGGTGGTCTTCGAGGACGTCGACGCCCCTGCCTATCTCTCGGTCAACCGCGGCTACACCTTCTACGGGCGGGTGACCGACGACGCCGCGCCCCCGGCGCTCTTCCTCCAGGCGCGAACCGACCCCGACCTCATCGCCAGGTTCTCTGCCTTCCAGCGGTGTGCGGAGGCCGAGATGCTCGGGTTGCTTGCCGACCCCGCGGCGGTGCCGTCGGCCGAGTTCTGCACGCTCTATGCCGACCTCGCCGCCGAAGACGACCTGATGCGTCGGGCGGGCGGGCAGTTCCTCACCATCTTCGAGTCGGTGACCGATCCCCGGTATGCCCACCGGTACACCGCCCTCCATGATGCCCGGGTGCGTCTGCTGCGGGGGATCGCGGCCGCTCACCGGGAGCGTCTTCTTGATCTCTACCGCCGGTACGCCGCGGCGCCGGCCGACCGGAGTCCGGCGGCGATCAAGGCACGGCAGGTGAAGAACGCCGTCCTGCAGGTGCTCGCCGCCCTCGACACCTCTGAGATCCACGCACTCGTCAGGGAGCAGTTCGAGGGTGCGGCGTGCGCCACCGACCGGATCGCGGCCTTCGCCGCGTACCTCGACTCCTCGGCCCCTGACCGGCGTGCGGTGCTCGACGCCTTCGAGGCGGAGGCAAAGGAGCACCCGGTCTCCTGGGAGACCTTCCTTGCCGTCGTCGCCGGTTCGTCCGCACCTGACGCCCTCGATCTGGTGCAGCGGGTGGCGGCCTCGCCGTCCTTCCACATCGAGCAGTCCAACGACCAGCGTGCACTCTTCGGCCGATTTGCCAGGAACCGGCGGCTCTCGCTTGAGACGCCGGAAGGCCGGGAGTATCTCGCCGGGGTGCTCGGCCGCCTCGGCCGGGTGAACGAGTACAACACGGTCAGCGCCCTCGAAGTCTTCGGCGCCCTCGACCGGATGGCCGAGGAGCACCAGGCGCCGCTGGTGGGCGTGCTTCTTTCGGTGATGCGGGCCGTCGATCCCGGGAAACAGCCAAGTGTCTACCACACCGCCCGCCGTCTCCTCATCGGGGCGCCGCATGCGGTGGCCGGGTATGTGGCCGCGTACGGTCCGGTGCCTGAACTGGAGGGGGCGGATCGGGTCAGGTGA
- the wecB gene encoding non-hydrolyzing UDP-N-acetylglucosamine 2-epimerase, with product MIAIILGTRPEIIKMSPIIRECERQGVDYFILHTGQHYSYEMDRIFFEELHLPDAKYRLDVGSGSHGEQTGKMLAGIEKVLQIGSPDHVVVLGDPNTALAGALAAAKMHIPICHIEAGRRSYNRMMPEEINRIIIDHISDCLCTPNELTQGNLLKEGIDSTKIIRTGDPIVSAVREILTVAQESSTVLDDLHLTPKGYILVTAHRAENVDKKERLEDILTALRALSTEFSLPVIFPVHPRTEKKIRVFGLSLEGITVTKPFGYLDFLQLEVNAKLVLTDSGCIQEEACILGVPCVTLRDDTERPETLTIGCNVLAGTNPDRIMSASQRMMSLDPGWRNPFGDEHSGKQIVQFLCT from the coding sequence GTGATCGCGATCATCCTCGGCACGCGGCCGGAGATCATCAAGATGTCCCCGATCATCAGGGAGTGTGAGCGTCAGGGGGTTGACTACTTCATTCTCCACACCGGCCAGCACTACTCGTACGAGATGGACCGGATCTTTTTTGAGGAACTCCATCTCCCCGACGCAAAATATCGTCTGGACGTCGGTTCGGGTTCTCATGGCGAGCAGACTGGAAAGATGCTTGCCGGAATAGAAAAGGTACTCCAGATAGGATCTCCAGATCATGTGGTGGTTCTTGGCGATCCCAATACAGCCCTTGCAGGCGCCCTGGCCGCTGCAAAAATGCACATCCCTATCTGCCATATAGAGGCAGGACGGAGAAGTTATAACCGAATGATGCCTGAGGAGATCAACCGCATCATTATTGATCATATCTCAGACTGTCTCTGTACCCCGAATGAGCTCACACAGGGAAATCTTCTGAAAGAGGGGATCGACAGTACTAAGATCATTCGCACCGGCGATCCAATCGTCAGTGCCGTTCGAGAGATCCTGACGGTTGCACAAGAATCCTCCACTGTTCTCGATGATCTACACCTGACCCCGAAGGGCTATATTCTGGTCACTGCTCACCGGGCAGAAAATGTAGATAAAAAAGAACGTCTGGAGGATATTCTGACTGCTCTTCGTGCACTCTCCACCGAATTTTCTCTTCCTGTTATCTTTCCGGTTCATCCCAGGACAGAGAAAAAGATCCGGGTATTTGGCCTCTCCCTCGAGGGGATCACCGTGACAAAGCCCTTCGGGTATCTTGATTTCCTTCAACTGGAGGTCAATGCAAAGCTTGTCCTCACCGATTCCGGTTGCATACAGGAAGAGGCCTGTATCCTTGGCGTACCCTGTGTCACCTTGAGGGACGATACCGAACGGCCAGAGACACTGACGATCGGATGCAATGTCCTCGCAGGGACGAACCCGGACCGGATCATGAGTGCGTCTCAGCGGATGATGTCTCTGGATCCAGGGTGGAGAAATCCATTTGGCGATGAACATAGCGGAAAACAGATTGTTCAATTTTTGTGTACTTAA
- a CDS encoding glycosyltransferase family 2 protein yields MRTIAWSAESLGMGASSSVQPPALPEERSLYRGRRVAVVVPAYNEELVIGTVVLRARQHADAVIVVDDGSDDRTALIARLAGADVFRMPTNSGKASALMAGFECARKLDFAAVVMMDADGQHDPAEIPAVLAPVLADEADLVIGSRFLDTKAEVPAYRRLGQEVLTFATNVGSACPTTDSQSGFRALSREALENLDFASEGYAVESDMIAHFASRGLGITEVPISVRYDVPNQHKMNPLSHGFGVLATIVGLIGYKRPMLSFGVPGFLLTCVGIGSGIYAFSEFFRTDQFHYIVFMMGVSALLLGLLLMTTGLILNSLVLIMRGTQSRREVSV; encoded by the coding sequence GTGAGAACGATAGCATGGTCTGCTGAGAGTCTGGGGATGGGGGCGTCGTCGTCGGTTCAGCCTCCGGCGCTGCCCGAGGAGAGGTCTCTTTATCGGGGGCGGCGGGTGGCGGTCGTCGTGCCGGCGTATAACGAGGAACTCGTCATCGGCACTGTCGTCCTCCGCGCCCGGCAGCATGCCGACGCCGTCATCGTTGTCGACGACGGCTCGGATGACCGCACCGCCCTGATCGCCCGGTTGGCCGGTGCTGACGTTTTCAGGATGCCCACAAACTCGGGCAAGGCGTCGGCCCTGATGGCAGGTTTTGAGTGCGCCCGAAAACTCGACTTCGCCGCTGTCGTCATGATGGATGCGGACGGCCAGCACGACCCCGCCGAGATCCCGGCCGTTCTCGCCCCGGTCCTTGCCGACGAGGCCGACCTCGTCATCGGCTCTCGCTTCCTGGACACAAAAGCCGAGGTCCCGGCCTACCGTCGGCTTGGCCAGGAGGTGCTCACCTTCGCCACCAACGTGGGCAGTGCCTGCCCGACCACCGATTCTCAGTCGGGCTTCCGCGCCCTCTCCAGGGAGGCCCTCGAGAACCTTGACTTCGCCTCAGAAGGGTATGCGGTCGAGTCCGACATGATCGCCCATTTCGCCTCCCGCGGCCTTGGCATCACCGAGGTGCCGATCTCGGTGCGGTACGACGTCCCGAACCAGCACAAGATGAACCCCCTCTCCCACGGCTTCGGGGTGCTCGCCACGATTGTCGGGCTCATCGGCTACAAGCGACCGATGCTCAGCTTTGGGGTTCCCGGCTTTCTCCTTACCTGTGTCGGCATCGGCTCCGGCATCTATGCTTTCTCTGAGTTCTTTCGCACCGACCAGTTCCACTACATCGTCTTCATGATGGGGGTTTCTGCGCTTCTTCTTGGTCTTCTTCTGATGACCACGGGTTTGATCCTCAACTCGCTTGTTTTGATTATGAGGGGCACGCAGTCTCGGCGGGAGGTGTCGGTGTGA
- a CDS encoding HAMP domain-containing protein: MEGMAKSGTRGRSLTLQIPIFYKLFASMLFVAVIPVILLGIMAAGDTGGIVEVLGLQGTVFVLTLATLAIVVMWSFFLASSITSPITQLSEVARHVSMGDLKEAEVDVMSNDEIGDLAASFNRMINSYRVLDALAREDNE, from the coding sequence ATGGAAGGTATGGCCAAGTCCGGCACACGGGGAAGGAGCCTCACCCTCCAGATCCCCATCTTCTACAAACTCTTCGCGAGCATGCTCTTTGTCGCGGTGATCCCGGTCATCCTGCTCGGGATCATGGCGGCGGGAGACACCGGAGGGATTGTGGAAGTCCTTGGTCTCCAGGGGACGGTCTTTGTCCTGACCCTGGCGACTCTTGCGATCGTGGTGATGTGGAGTTTCTTCCTTGCAAGCAGCATCACAAGTCCTATCACGCAACTCTCCGAGGTGGCCAGACACGTCTCGATGGGCGACCTCAAAGAAGCAGAGGTCGACGTCATGAGCAACGACGAGATCGGGGACCTCGCCGCATCCTTCAACAGGATGATCAACTCGTACCGGGTCCTCGACGCCCTTGCCCGTGAAGACAACGAGTGA
- a CDS encoding M12 family metallo-peptidase, with translation MVLAPVSAERLDLEQNKSLENDLRFEFEGCTYVIPCQESSSDLTADTIEHPEELLIPTNVQKYDLVTFDHTTLNKKVRSILPLRINGTTYDTTLARMNFEQIDDGIDSYEGTIQGMKNSNVLITISDDAIIGSVTLGDETFWIIPVEPHTRTEEKKSPLHIIYSSKDVKDSEPVMIDEGPLPAPSGVLSSTAVREILDKQKTTDRDQIATVNILLATDNGFYNFAGTNWKVTAQDIIATANQHFGRDDIKVSLCVAKYDDSKRYDLSNDQRKTTYPLQMFKDHFPPTYLNDNSADIALYLGGYDKNDGIQGLAWGFRAEHIDYRRYAWAQMVKDDAFYTGSQHGRRCISIHELGHIFDANHENTGGDNQAYSWWDLGLYHRTVMWSNFVEGANTYEFSSDNYHGDATHDNAKSIQAAKLEVKDYAQIRC, from the coding sequence ATGGTGCTTGCACCTGTGAGTGCAGAAAGACTGGATCTAGAACAGAATAAATCTCTTGAGAATGATCTGAGATTTGAATTTGAAGGGTGTACATATGTTATCCCATGTCAAGAATCCTCTTCAGATTTAACAGCAGACACAATTGAACACCCTGAAGAACTATTGATACCCACCAACGTACAGAAATACGACCTTGTTACCTTTGATCATACTACTCTAAACAAGAAAGTGCGATCAATTCTCCCATTACGAATAAATGGAACAACCTATGACACAACCCTTGCCCGAATGAATTTCGAACAGATCGATGACGGAATAGATTCATATGAAGGTACAATCCAGGGGATGAAAAACAGCAACGTCCTGATTACCATTTCCGATGATGCAATCATAGGGAGTGTAACCTTGGGAGATGAAACTTTCTGGATCATTCCCGTTGAACCCCACACAAGAACAGAAGAAAAAAAATCCCCATTGCATATAATTTACAGTTCAAAAGACGTTAAAGACTCAGAACCAGTAATGATCGATGAAGGCCCCCTACCAGCACCTTCTGGTGTCCTTTCTTCAACTGCTGTCCGGGAGATCCTTGATAAACAGAAGACGACGGATCGAGATCAAATAGCGACCGTCAACATACTCCTCGCTACTGATAACGGATTTTACAATTTTGCAGGTACAAACTGGAAAGTAACTGCACAGGATATTATTGCTACAGCAAACCAGCACTTCGGTAGAGATGATATAAAAGTGTCTCTCTGTGTCGCAAAATATGACGACTCAAAAAGGTACGATCTCTCCAATGATCAAAGAAAAACAACCTATCCACTCCAAATGTTCAAAGATCATTTCCCTCCGACCTATCTAAACGATAATTCCGCAGATATTGCACTCTACCTTGGAGGATATGACAAAAATGACGGCATACAGGGTTTAGCATGGGGCTTTAGAGCAGAGCATATTGATTACCGTAGATACGCATGGGCACAAATGGTGAAAGATGACGCATTTTATACTGGCTCACAACACGGCCGAAGATGCATATCCATTCATGAACTGGGCCATATTTTCGATGCAAATCATGAGAATACAGGAGGAGATAACCAGGCCTACAGTTGGTGGGATCTTGGACTGTATCACCGAACAGTCATGTGGAGCAATTTCGTTGAAGGTGCCAATACATATGAGTTTTCATCAGATAATTACCATGGCGACGCCACACATGACAACGCAAAGAGCATTCAGGCCGCAAAGTTAGAAGTTAAGGATTATGCTCAGATTAGATGTTAA
- a CDS encoding roadblock/LC7 domain-containing protein has product MVGMLTFVLKKLLVGGAVGAALVGPEGEVLGQAGEADWDGAAPLIHGAASSWDRLAGGLETERYGGAIVEGTTGSLLVMPIEDGSVLAVLLGPGANQGRVRYEMKKNIELITSVV; this is encoded by the coding sequence ATGGTTGGAATGCTCACCTTTGTTCTGAAAAAACTGCTGGTCGGCGGGGCGGTCGGTGCCGCCCTGGTCGGGCCTGAGGGCGAGGTGCTCGGTCAGGCCGGCGAGGCAGACTGGGACGGTGCCGCCCCCCTGATTCATGGGGCGGCCTCCTCCTGGGACCGGCTCGCCGGCGGACTGGAGACCGAGCGGTATGGCGGGGCCATCGTGGAGGGGACGACGGGAAGTCTCCTGGTCATGCCCATCGAGGACGGTTCGGTGCTTGCGGTCCTTCTCGGCCCGGGCGCCAATCAGGGGCGGGTCAGATACGAGATGAAGAAGAACATAGAATTGATTACATCAGTGGTATGA